From a region of the Pleuronectes platessa chromosome 22, fPlePla1.1, whole genome shotgun sequence genome:
- the bltp3b gene encoding UHRF1-binding protein 1-like, with amino-acid sequence MAGLIKKQILKHLSRFAKNLSPDKINLSTLKGEGQLTNLELDEEVLQSLLDLPTWLAINRVECNKAAIRIPWTKLKTHPISLTLDKVVMEMSTCDEPRPPNGPSPIATASGQSEYGFAEKVVEGISLSINSIVIRISAKAFNASFELSQLQVCSVNTSWSIGDLRFTRIQDPQRGEILTFKEISWQMIRIEADAIQSTEHEMLSAPIRLITNQSKIRVTLKRRIKDCNVVASKLILILDDLLWVLTDSQLKAMVQYAKSLSEAMEKSAQQRKSMATEEQASSVPPTAQQVRTQQASTAADQGATMAKLFSAYDVCETSHHLQITHLDLHICDDIHAKDKVPNKRITGGAMQLSFSSITLDYYPLHRAGESCAHWMHYSEATKAREVWARNLLDEFKSNVEMLKSAVRDQPGSAPAHGSPQHGKISTCSSSSFSPPPTQTSKTQLMSSSIVLRVADFSIYQVSTADQRRSSPKTMISCNKKSLYLPPEMPAIHAEFTEYYYPDGKDYPIPCPNLYAQLNALQLVLDPRSLVWINLFALDLRQSLEQFMEIYKLSDSQKPEEHVDIKVDGLMLKLVIPTDRDASSPPDLPRSISIQTSEMVATNTRHPANCTRSQLEALLQSFEEEPYFSSSFSSFPRSSSSLPLLHPVFQLHAHEQDTKLHDIYRGLVVPTMGTNSLKMPAATDFWALHFAQFWVDYEGTRGGKGRPQPFVDSFPLTVWACQPAKVIQHQERLRSAAGSGLSPSTSVEAVARQQRKRLLKEYYSTEAAAAAASHSVDAAPPPSNGLHKPLSLESLPSSSSSTSSKDADVHVLVQVQKHLSAQVSHRQYVFLMQLQRSIKALQQTLQQDLEAMGSKKERKDLSQCPADHQPFTVCLGLLLKSAEVSLLLKPVAQPEGSRSPMVPELSPSESRGTLEPGSDAGEAAGSDGGGAKGTCTVDQLLCGEGSESAATQGPAPLVPTSMTAMPPDSNHQDSLEERTSAKRRSSEGGGEVPVDGLTVGDGTGVGLDSKSHTSDPLSDPIGSKDWSDKDKAAAAKMPQSSSRKGSLSLVSNLLSSSNSSRSTSLYSISNIGRLMRDRSQSSFSVSYKNMKKSPSLQSLDNISIDSYQMEDGDAYSLLERDDVSMSGFKDGVSEQSATEAAFSQEQEGGVSPDTVSATSQSIDEPIKDIVSVLVLKVRSVCVGMEAVGESTAVALEVGQVIPSQLGNVSLRQYLSNRSLGMVGSVPIPAQSSQGGGEFGSASLGCGHSPEVQARLESGPCAAAHSPLAERNGFLQLRLNGYQASFLMSTMRNLAHFLEDDSAPQVLPMEISVRNTHINLKDEGPRDNPSDPEPSPITLHVDSLIIHRRDDGSFSIGVDGAAEAKPRKEGGVPLAVDGACSASKASQTQAPPPSPPPSTREKMLTDENECLKVELSRAKMALAEAQMEKDSLVHRMKNLKVNSS; translated from the exons ATGGCTGGACTCATCAAGAAGCAGATCCTGAAGCATCTGTCCAG GTTTGCTAAGAACCTGTCGCCGGACAAGATCAACCTCAGCACGCTGAAGGGGGAGGGCCAGCTCACCAACCTGGAGCTGGACGAGGAGGTTCTTCAGAGCCTGCTAGACCTGCCCACCTGGCTGGCTATCAACCGCGTGGAGTGCAACAAGGCCGCCATTCGG ATACCATGGACAAAGTTGAAGACACATCCCATCTCTTTG ACCCTGGATAAAGTGGTGATGGAGATGAGCACCTGTGATGAACCTCGTCCCCCCAATGGCCCGTCTCCCATAGCTACCGCATCCGGACAGAG tgaaTATGGCTTCGCTGAGAAGGTGGTGGAGGGGATATCTCTTTCCATCAACTCCATAGTGATCCGGATCAGTGCCAAGGCCTTCAACGCCTCCTTTGAGCTCTCGCAGCTGCAGGTCTGCAGCGTCAACACCAGCTGGAGCATCGGCGACCTGCGGTTCACCCGCATCCAGGACCCTCAGAGGGGAGAG ATCCTGACATTTAAGGAGATAAGCTGGCAGATGATCCGCATCGAGGCGGACGCCATCCAGAGCACCGAGCACGAGATGCTGAGCGCCCCCATCCGCCTCATCACCAACCAGTCCAAGATCCGAGTCACCCTCAAGCGACGg ATCAAGGACTGTAACGTGGTGGCCTCCAAGCTGATTCTGATCCTGGACGACCTGCTCTGGGTGCTGACCGACTCCCAGCTCAAAGCCATGGTGCAGTACGCCAAGTCCCTCAGCGAGGCCATGGAGAAGTCCGCCCAGCAGAGGAAGAGCATGGCCACAGAGGAGCAG GCGTCATCAGTGCCGCCCACAGCCCAGCAGGTGCGAACCCAGCAGGCGTCCACAGCTGCAGACCAGGGCGCCACCATGGCCAAGCTGTTCAGCGCCTACGATGTGTGTGAGACGTCCCACCACCTCCAGATCACACATCTGGAcctgcacatctgtgatgacatcCATGCAAAGGACAAAG TGCCTAACAAGAGGATAACAGGAGGGGCCATGCAGCTTTCCTTCAGCTCCATCACTCTGGACTACTACCCTCTCCACAGAGCAG GGGAAAGTTGTGCCCACTGGATGCACTACAGCGAAGCCACTAAGGCCAGGGAGGTCTGGGCACGGAACCTTCTTGACGAGTTCAAGTCCAACGTGGAGATGTTAAAGAGTGCAGTTCGAGACCAGCCAGGCTCGGCCCCGGCTCATGGTTCCCCACAGCATG gtaaAATAAGCACCTGCTCCAGCAGTTCCTTCAGTCCTCCTCCCACACAAACCTCCAAGACCCAGCTCATGTCCAGCTCCATCGTTCTAAGGGTGGCTGACTTCAGCATCTATCAG GTGTCGACGGCCGACCAACGTCGCTCCAGCCCCAAAACCATGATTTCCTGTAATAAGAAGTCCTTGTACCTTCCCCCAGAGATGCCAGCCATCCACGCCGAATTCACAGAGTACTACTACCCTGATGGAAAAGACTACCCCA tccCGTGTCCCAACCTGTATGCCCAGCTGAACGCCCTGCAGCTGGTCCTGGATCCTCGCAGCCTGGTTTGGATCAACCTCTTCGCCCTCGACCTCAGGCAGAGTCTGGAGCAGTTCATGGAGATTTACAAGCTCAGCGACTCGCAGAAACCTGAAGAGCATGTTGACATCAAGGTCGACGGCCTCATGCTCAAG CTGGTGATCCCCACGGACCGAGACGCCTCCTCTCCTCCGGACCTGCCTCGCTCCATCTCCATTCAGACTTCAGAGATGGTGGCCACTAACACCCGGCACCCGGCCAACTGCACCCGCTCGCAGCTCGAGGCCCTGCTGCAGTCCTTCGAAGAGGAGCCTTACTTCTCTTCGTCTTTCTCCTCATTCcctcgctcctcttcctccctgcccCTCCTCCATCCTGTCTTCCAGCTTCACGCCCACGAACAAGACACCAAGCTCCACGATATCTACCGGGGCCTGGTGGTTCCGACGATGGGCACAAACTCCCTCAAGATGCCGGCCGCCACAGACTTTTGGGCGCTGCACTTCGCCCAGTTCTGGGTGGACTATGAGGGCACCCGGGGGGGCAAGGGGAGGCCGCAGCCCTTTGTGGACTCCTTCCCCCTCACGGTGTGGGCGTGTCAGCCGGCGAAGGTCATCCAGCACCAGGAGAGGCTGAGAAGTGCTGCTGGATCAGGTCTGTCCCCGAGTACATCCGTAGAAGCTGTTGCACGCCAGCAGAGGAAACGCCTACTGAAGGAGTATTACAgcactgaagctgcagcagcagcagcgtctcaCAGCGTTGATGCTGCACCGCCCCCCAGTAACGGACTCCATAAGCCCCTCTCATTGGAAAGTctgccttcctcctcttcatcaacaTCAAGTAAAGACGCAGACGTTCATGTGTTGGTGCAAGTGCAGAAGCATTTAAGTGCTCAG gtgagCCACCGGCAGTATGTGTTCCTGATGCAGCTGCAGCGCAGCATCAAGGCCCTGCAGCAGACGctgcagcaggacctggaggcgATGGGCTCCAAGAAGGAACGCAAAGACCTGTCTCAGTGTCCGGCCGACCACCAGCCCTTCACCGTCTGCCTGGGCCTCCTGCTGAAGAGCGCCGAGGTGTCCCTGCTCCTGAAGCCCGTCGCCCAGCCCGAAGGTTCACGGTCTCCCATGGTGCCGGAGCTCTCGCCATCAGAGAGCCGAGGAACTCTGGAGCCAGGCAGCGATGCGGGAGAGGCGGCGGGgtctgatggaggaggagccaaaggGACATGCACTGTAGACCAGCTGCTATGTGGTGAAGGCTCAGAGAGCGCGGCCACACAGGGTCCTGCCCCCCTCGTCCCCACCTCCATGACCGCTATGCCCCCAGACTCAAATCACCAAGACTCACTGGAGGAGAGGACTTCAGCTAAGAGGCGGAGTTCAGAAGGAGGGGGTGAGGTGCCAGTGGATGGGTTGACTGTGGGAGACGGAACGGGGGTTGGACTGGACTCAAAATCCCACACAAGTGATCCTCTGTCAGACCCGATTGGCAGCAAAGACTGGAGCGACAAAGACAAAGCCGCAGCTGCTAAGATGCCTCAGTCGAGTTCCAG GAAAGGAAGTTTGTCTTTGGTTTCTAATCTCCTCAGCTCTTCAAACTCCAGCAGATCCACCTCCCTTTATTCCATTTCCAACAT CGGTCGTTTGATGCGCGATCGCTCTCAGTCCAGTTTCTCAGTGTCCTACAAGAACATGAAGAAGAGCCCTTCCCTGCAGTCGCTGGACAACATCTCCATTGACAGCTACCAGATGGAGGACGGAGACGCGTACAGCCTGCTGGAGAGAg ACGACGTGTCCATGTCGGGCTTCAAGGACGGCGTCAGTGAGCAGAGCGCCACAGAGGCTGCGTTCAGccaggagcaggaggggggCGTGTCCCCCGACACGGTCAGCGCCACCTCCCAGAGCATCGACGAGCCCATCAAAGATATA GTGTCGGTGCTGGTGCTGAAGGTGCGGTCGGTGTGTGTGGGCATGGAGGCGGTGGGCGAGAGCACGGCCGTGGCTCTGGAGGTGGGACAGGTGATACCGAGCCAGCTGGGGAACGTCAGCCTCAGACAGTACCTCAGCAACCGCAGCCTGG GTATGGTGGGTTCAGTACCAATACCTGCTCAAAGCAGCCAAG GTGGTGGCGAGTTCGGCTCGGCGTCCCTCGGCTGCGGTCACAGCCCGGAGGTGCAGGCTCGCCTGGAGAGCGGGCCCTGCGCCGCCGCCCACTCCCCGCTGGCCGAGCGCAACGGCTTCCTGCAGCTGCGTCTCAACGGATACCAGGCCAGCTTCCTGATGTCCACCATGCGCAACCTGGCGCACTTTCTGGAGGACGACTCTGCGCCGCAGGTGCTGCCCATGGAGATCAGCGTCAGGAACACTCATATAAACCTAAAG GATGAGGGCCCCCGAGACAATCCCTCCGACCCCGAGCCCTCGCCCATCACCCTACACGTGGACAGTCTCATCATACACAGGAGAGACGATGGTTCTTTCTCTATAGGAG tggACGGAGCAGCGGAGGCCAAACCCAGAAAAGAGGGCGGGGTCCCTCTGGCTGTGGACGGCGCCTGCAGCGCATCAAAGGCTTCGCAAACCCAAGCTCCGCCCCCCAGCCCTCCTCCATCCACCAGGGAAAAG ATGCTGACGGACGAGAACGAGTGCTTGAAGGTGGAGCTGTCGCGAGCCAAGATGGCGCTGGCCGAGGCGCAGATGGAGAAGGACTCGCTGGTTCACCGCATGAAGAACCTCAAAGTCAACAGCAGCTAG